In the Fimbriiglobus ruber genome, GTCGCTGCCCAGAAGCCGGACTCAGTTCCGACCGGCAGCCAAAACAGGACGCGGTCCGTGAACCAGACCCATGCAAGCCCGAATACCGTGTACAAGCCCACGACCCGGAGGAGCGTCCCGCGGTACGCGCCCGGTGGTCGCCCGGCGACCGGGTCTTGAGAGAGCCGGGCCGGGACATCGCGGCGAAGTTCGTTGGGCATGACGTCACTCAACACACGGCGGGCATCGCGTGGGCAGGGCGGTCGGCGCGCCCCGGCCCGCGCGGGGGGCGAACCGCTTTCGTAGCCGAGAGTGGTATCATATCACTGCGGCGATAAAGGCGAAGCGATTTATTGGACAAGTGAATAGTATGTGACAATGCGCAGACGTTAATACGCGACGCTCCGACGACTGGGCTGCCCGTGCTAGCCTTATAAGAATGGCTCCTCCGGCCGTCGCGGTCTTACCGGGGGTGCTGTTGATAGATCTGATCGAATTGAGGGGCGGCCGCCTGGAACGCGGCCGCCAGCAGCGGGTCGAACTGGTTCGGGCTCTCGGCCGTGATGATCCGGAGCGTCCGGGCGTGGGTGAACCCGGGCCGCGCGGGCCGGCGGGAGCGCAGGGCGTCGTACACGGAAACGAGCCCGACCACACGGGCGGCCAGCGGGATGTCCGCCCCTTTGAGCCCGTCCGGGTACCCGCCTCCGTCCCACCGCTCGTGGTGCGACCGGACCACTTCGGCGGCCAACGACAGGCACGGCAGGGATTGGCCGTACTTGGCAACCAGGTCCGCGATCACGTCCGCCCCGATCGTCGCGTGCATCTGGACGGCCATCATCTCCTCAGCGTCCAGCCGCCCCGGCTTCATCGAGATGGGGGTCGGGATCGCCAGCAGGCCCACGTCGTGGAGCGGGGCCACAGCCGCCAGCATGTCCAGGTACGTCTGGTCCTTGAGCCGCGCGTACTCGGCGTGGTAAGGGGCAACGGCCGCCAGGGCCGACACGTACCGCGTGAGCCGGGCGCTATGCCCGCGGCTCAGAACGGTGACTTCTTCCAAGAGCCGCGTGACGATCAGACCCAGGGCCTTCGCGGTCGTGTACGGCGGCGGGCCGGCGAACGGGTCGCCGGGCGAGGGGCCCGCCAGCGTCCGGGGCTCGAACCGCGTGTCCGCTCCGGTCAGACGAGTCGTGGCCCGGGCGGGAATCCGAACGGTGTCCCGGGCCGATGGACTTTGGGGCGGCCGCGCCTCGAACCCGGGCCGGCGGTTCAACAGCCCGCGGACGCGGGACAGGAATTCAGACGGCTGGAACGGCTTGCGGATGAAATCGTCCGCCCCTTCGAGCAGCAAGTTGCCGAGCGTCTCTGTCGTGACCGCCCCGGACATCAACATCACCATCGGGAGCGGGTCCGGGACCTGGGCCTGGATGCGGGCCGTCAGGCCCGCCCCGTCCAACCCCGGCATGTCCATGTCCGAGATCACCAGATCGAACGGCTGGTGTTCGAGGGCTTCCCAGGCCGCGTCCCCCGTCTCGACCTCGGTACACGCGCACTCGCCGGCGAGGAGGTTCCGAACGAAAACCCGGATGTCGATGTCGTCGTCGGCAACGAGGACACGGAATTTCGAGCTCGCGTCCGCGCCGGCCACGACCGGTTGCCATCGGGTGAACGGGCCGAGGGCGGCGGCGACCGCGGCGGCCGAGGGCGGCCGCCGGTCTGGGTCCGGTTGCATCAACCGGGCGATCAGGTCGCTCAGCCCGACCGGGTACTCCGGACGAACCGCCCGGAGTTCCGGCGGGGGGGCGTTCAAGCGGAGTTGCAGGTCAACGATGGCCGCCCCCGTCACGGGAAACGGCTCCCTGCCCGTTAGGGCCCAGAACAGCGACGCCCCGAGGGAAAACAGGTCGGCCCGGATGTCGACCCGGTGTGGGTCGCGGGCCTGTTCCGGAGCCATGTACCCGACCGACCCGAGCAGGACGCCCGGTTCGGTCACCTGCAACTGGGGGTGCAGGGCCAGGCCGAAGTCGAGCACCTTGGCCTGCCAGTCCGGGGTGACTATGATGTTCTGCGGCTTGATGTCGCGGTGGATTAGCCCGTGGCGGTGGGCTTCCGTCAGGGCGTCCGCGACCTGCCGGAAGAGGGCGGCGGCCCTGTGGACCGGGACCGGCCCGTTCTCCGTGACGAACCCGTGTAGGTCCCGCCCCGGGACGAGTTCCATCACGTAGTAATCCCGCACCTCGCGGGCGCCGGGCGGGCGATGCTGACCAGCGTCCTGGCAGCCGACGATGTTCGGGTGCTGGAGGCGGGCGACCGACCGGGCTTCTAGGTAGAATCGGTGCAAGCGGGCGTGGTCCCCGTGTCCGGCGGACACGAGTTTGACGGCGACCTGCCGGCGGAGGTGAATGTGCTCGGCCCGGTAGACGACGCCCATGCCGCCGCGGCCGAGCGGTTCGAGCAGGCGGTAGTGGCCGACCACCAGGTCCGTACTCTGGCCGCTCCGGATCATCTGGGACTGGAACTCGGTGAGCAGTTGCCGCTCGACCAGTTTTTCGAGGAGCGACTCGATTTGTTCGGTGGACGCGATGTCGGACAGGATCTGGGCCGGGAGTTCGCACCACTCTTCCGGGTGAATGATTGATTGTTCGAGAAGATCGTTGAGGAAGTCCAACCCCGGCGGAATCACGGCGGTTTTCAATACGAGAGTGCTGCTCATGTCTTGGCCCGCTTGAATCGGAGTCAGACTGATCACAAGCCCGGAGAGTGCCGTTCAGTGTGATGGCGGTCCGAATTTAAAAGTATAGGTCACGGCCAGTGATAGTGATGTGACGAATTATTATTTAAATAGCGTAAATTATTGGTTTCGTAATATTTGAATAGATTTAGGAGTTACGCAGTCGATTCCGCAAGTCATTACTAAATCAAGACTTGCGTCATTTGGCCTTCAAGAGCGCTTTTGCTACAAGTCGATACTGCATAATGGCTTATGGAATCGACTGCGTAACTCCTAAGATTTATGGCTAATTTTTAGGGCACCAAGGGAATCGGTGGTACACAGCGGCGCTGATTCGCCCTGCGTGAGAACGAGTCAGCGTTACGAATAGCGCTTGAACACGTCTTCGAACCGGGGCGCCGACGCGGCGAACGCGGCCAGAATAGCCGGGTCAAACCGGCCGGGGCTCTCGTTCGCGATCACCCGCACGGCGTGGGCGTGGCTCAGGGCCGGGCGGTGCGGGCGGCGGGACCGCAGCGCGTCGTACACCGACGCCACCGCCATCACCCGC is a window encoding:
- a CDS encoding protein kinase domain-containing protein — translated: MSSTLVLKTAVIPPGLDFLNDLLEQSIIHPEEWCELPAQILSDIASTEQIESLLEKLVERQLLTEFQSQMIRSGQSTDLVVGHYRLLEPLGRGGMGVVYRAEHIHLRRQVAVKLVSAGHGDHARLHRFYLEARSVARLQHPNIVGCQDAGQHRPPGAREVRDYYVMELVPGRDLHGFVTENGPVPVHRAAALFRQVADALTEAHRHGLIHRDIKPQNIIVTPDWQAKVLDFGLALHPQLQVTEPGVLLGSVGYMAPEQARDPHRVDIRADLFSLGASLFWALTGREPFPVTGAAIVDLQLRLNAPPPELRAVRPEYPVGLSDLIARLMQPDPDRRPPSAAAVAAALGPFTRWQPVVAGADASSKFRVLVADDDIDIRVFVRNLLAGECACTEVETGDAAWEALEHQPFDLVISDMDMPGLDGAGLTARIQAQVPDPLPMVMLMSGAVTTETLGNLLLEGADDFIRKPFQPSEFLSRVRGLLNRRPGFEARPPQSPSARDTVRIPARATTRLTGADTRFEPRTLAGPSPGDPFAGPPPYTTAKALGLIVTRLLEEVTVLSRGHSARLTRYVSALAAVAPYHAEYARLKDQTYLDMLAAVAPLHDVGLLAIPTPISMKPGRLDAEEMMAVQMHATIGADVIADLVAKYGQSLPCLSLAAEVVRSHHERWDGGGYPDGLKGADIPLAARVVGLVSVYDALRSRRPARPGFTHARTLRIITAESPNQFDPLLAAAFQAAAPQFDQIYQQHPR